A stretch of the Rhinoderma darwinii isolate aRhiDar2 chromosome 3, aRhiDar2.hap1, whole genome shotgun sequence genome encodes the following:
- the TLNRD1 gene encoding talin rod domain-containing protein 1, with product MASGGSGSARSSLPSGVGQGGSQPRKKLLTICDQCKAKMQLVADLLLLSSEPRPVRTESCAQLGEAFEKCRDTVIARTKGLSILTHDVQSQLNMGRFTEVGESLQEMGDLVVSLIELSAHAAYLAAVEVPGAQAALPGLVDRYKVTRCRHEVEQNCATLRTVPLQDLTPQLLLEVSQNLSTNLKTLTDASVVASEKSRDKFAKEQFKLGVKCMSTSATALLACIKEVKTSPSELSRNRCALFGGPLVQAVHALVGFATEPQFLGKTATLNPEGKAVQTAILGGAMSVVSACVLLTQCLRDITQHSDSSSKMTDYKDRLRSSACAVSDGCNLLSQALRERSSPRTLPPVHSNSVKSP from the coding sequence ATGGCTAGCGGCGGCTCCGGTTCCGCCCGGTCTTCTCTGCCCTCTGGAGTGGGCCAAGGCGGCTCCCAGCCCCGCAAGAAGCTACTGACTATCTGTGACCAGTGTAAGGCCAAGATGCAGCTGGTGGCTGACCTGCTCCTGCTGTCCAGCGAGCCCCGGCCTGTCAGGACTGAGAGCTGTGCCCAGCTGGGGGAGGCCTTCGAGAAGTGCAGAGACACCGTCATTGCTCGGACCAAGGGACTGTCCATCCTCACCCATGATGTCCAGAGCCAGCTCAACATGGGCCGCTTCACAGAGGTGGGTGAGAGTCTTCAGGAAATGGGGGACTTGGTGGTCTCTCTCATTGAGCTGTCTGCCCATGCAGCTTACCTGGCAGCTGTAGAGGTGCCGGGTGCCCAAGCTGCGCTGCCAGGTTTGGTGGATCGCTAcaaagtgactcggtgcagacatgaGGTGGAGCAGAACTGTGCCACTCTCCGGACAGTGCCTCTACAGGACCTCACCCCTCAGCTCCTGCTAGAAGTCTCCCAGAACTTGTCCACTAACCTCAAAACCCTCACAGATGCCAGCGTGGTTGCCAGCGAGAAGTCCAGGGATAAATTTGCAAAGGAACAGTTTAAACTTGGGGTGAAGTGTATGAGCACCAGTGCCACCGCATTACTAGCCTGCATCAAGGAGGTCAAGACTTCTCCAAGTGAACTCTCCAGAAACCGCTGTGCCCTCTTCGGTGGTCCCCTGGTTCAGGCGGTTCATGCCTTGGTGGGCTTTGCCACAGAGCCTCAATTCCTGGGCAAAACTGCCACTCTGAACCCTGAGGGGAAAGCCGTGCAGACTGCCATCTTAGGGGGTGCCATGAGTGTGGTGTCGGCCTGTGTGCTCCTGACCCAATGCCTCAGGGATATAACCCAGCACTCAGACAGCAGCAGCAAGATGACGGACTATAAGGACCGGTTGCGGAGCTCAGCTTGTGCCGTGTCTGATGGCTGCAACCTGTTATCTCAGGCCCTGAGAGAGCGCTCGTCTCCTAGAACTCTTCCGCCAGTACACTCCAATTCTGTGAAATCGCCCTAA